Proteins from one Telopea speciosissima isolate NSW1024214 ecotype Mountain lineage chromosome 1, Tspe_v1, whole genome shotgun sequence genomic window:
- the LOC122660261 gene encoding RNA-binding protein 24-B-like isoform X2 — translation MTPANLSSQLGDTTYTKVFVGGLAWETQKETMKKYFEQFGEILEAVVITDKNTGRSKGYGFVTFTEPEAAMRACVDAAPVIDGRRANCNLASLGVQRSRPSTPKHGGGRNFRVMNSFHTGLQGGVGTAFPSTATFPHYAIQQGIPYNMYGYSPYSPDYTYPTSYYGVYGGGAATQYPMYGAGAGGMLTGAAAAAAAAFYPYLQFGQGNGGAATPAAAYTGGHGYGVQYPHHLFQYSPITSTGFPHHYGGPMSLAPTPPSQAGVTMATHTAPTTTVHAPTRPQPYRLVPTDFTPTASEQPSA, via the exons ATGACTCCAGCAAATCTCTCAAGTCAGCTTGGTGATACCACTTACACTAAAGTGTTTGTTGGAGGGCTTGCTTGGGAAACCCAGAAGGAGACTATGAAGAAATACTTTGAACAGTTTGGAGAGATTTTGGAAGCTGTAGTGATTACAGATAAGAACACAGGAAGGTCCAAAGGCTATGGATTT GTAACTTTTACAGAACCAGAAGCTGCCATGAGAGCTTGTGTGGATGCTGCTCCTGTGATAGATGGGAGAAGGGCTAACTGCAATCTTGCTTCCTTGGGTGTTCAGAGATCCAGACCCTCTACACCAAAacatg GAGGAGGCAGGAACTTTAGGGTAATGAACTCTTTTCACACAGGCCTTCAAGGTGGGGTGGGAACAGCTTTTCCTTCTACAGCAACCTTCCCTCATTATGCCATCCAACAAGGCATTCCCTATAATATGTATGG GTACTCTCCTTACTCGCCAGATTATACCTATCCAACG AGCTATTACGGTGTTTATGGAGGAGGTGCAGCAACCCAGTACCCAATGTACGGTGCAGGGGCAGGAGGAATGCTCACCGGCgctgccgccgccgccgccgctgcTTTCTACCCTTATCTCCAGTTCGGGCAGGGCAATGGTGGAGCTGCCACTCCCGCCGCTGCCTACACTGGTGGCCATGGATATGGTGTCCAGTACCCACATCACCTGTTCCAGTACTCCCCCATCACCTCAACCGGCTTCCCTCATCACTACGGTGGACCCATGTCTCTCGCTCCCACTCCACCATCTCAAGCAG GCGTGACCATGGCTACTCATACGGCTCCAACTACTACTGTTCATGCCCCAACACGACCTCAGCCCTACAGACTCGTTCCTACCGacttcactccaactgcatcTGAACAACCTTCAGCTTAA
- the LOC122660261 gene encoding RNA-binding protein 24-B-like isoform X1, with the protein MTPANLSSQLGDTTYTKVFVGGLAWETQKETMKKYFEQFGEILEAVVITDKNTGRSKGYGFVTFTEPEAAMRACVDAAPVIDGRRANCNLASLGVQRSRPSTPKHGGGRNFRVMNSFHTGLQGGVGTAFPSTATFPHYAIQQGIPYNMYGYSPYSPDYTYPTSYYGVYGGGAATQYPMYGAGAGGMLTGAAAAAAAAFYPYLQFGQGNGGAATPAAAYTGGHGYGVQYPHHLFQYSPITSTGFPHHYGGPMSLAPTPPSQAVCFTPQQA; encoded by the exons ATGACTCCAGCAAATCTCTCAAGTCAGCTTGGTGATACCACTTACACTAAAGTGTTTGTTGGAGGGCTTGCTTGGGAAACCCAGAAGGAGACTATGAAGAAATACTTTGAACAGTTTGGAGAGATTTTGGAAGCTGTAGTGATTACAGATAAGAACACAGGAAGGTCCAAAGGCTATGGATTT GTAACTTTTACAGAACCAGAAGCTGCCATGAGAGCTTGTGTGGATGCTGCTCCTGTGATAGATGGGAGAAGGGCTAACTGCAATCTTGCTTCCTTGGGTGTTCAGAGATCCAGACCCTCTACACCAAAacatg GAGGAGGCAGGAACTTTAGGGTAATGAACTCTTTTCACACAGGCCTTCAAGGTGGGGTGGGAACAGCTTTTCCTTCTACAGCAACCTTCCCTCATTATGCCATCCAACAAGGCATTCCCTATAATATGTATGG GTACTCTCCTTACTCGCCAGATTATACCTATCCAACG AGCTATTACGGTGTTTATGGAGGAGGTGCAGCAACCCAGTACCCAATGTACGGTGCAGGGGCAGGAGGAATGCTCACCGGCgctgccgccgccgccgccgctgcTTTCTACCCTTATCTCCAGTTCGGGCAGGGCAATGGTGGAGCTGCCACTCCCGCCGCTGCCTACACTGGTGGCCATGGATATGGTGTCCAGTACCCACATCACCTGTTCCAGTACTCCCCCATCACCTCAACCGGCTTCCCTCATCACTACGGTGGACCCATGTCTCTCGCTCCCACTCCACCATCTCAAGCAG TGTGTTTTACTCCACAACAGGCGTGA